From the genome of Hymenobacter sp. PAMC 26628, one region includes:
- the pdhA gene encoding pyruvate dehydrogenase (acetyl-transferring) E1 component subunit alpha, with translation MDAEGGAEPRAQTITAPTFPKEIYLRWYEQMQLMRKFEDKAGQLYGQQKIKGFCHLYIGQEACVAGAVSALEKGDKYITAYRDHAHPLALGTSPNAVMAELYAKATGCSKGKGGSMHMFDKEVGFMGGHGIVGGQIPMAAGIAFAEKYNKTGKLCICYMGDGAVRQGALHEAFNMAMLWKLPVIFVVENNGYAMGTSVQRSSNVTELYKLGLSYDMPSQSVNAMQVEDVHHAVAQAAERARAGEGPTFLEFRTYRYKGHSMSDPAKYRTKEELEEKRTQDSIEAVRHTILENQMATEDDLNAIDERIKGEVQAAVDFAEVSPYPTPDELFKDVYVQADYPYIHD, from the coding sequence GTGGACGCCGAAGGCGGGGCTGAGCCACGGGCGCAAACCATAACCGCGCCCACCTTCCCCAAAGAAATATACCTGCGCTGGTACGAGCAAATGCAGCTCATGCGCAAGTTTGAGGACAAAGCCGGCCAGCTCTATGGCCAGCAAAAAATCAAAGGTTTCTGCCACCTCTACATTGGCCAGGAGGCGTGCGTCGCCGGGGCCGTGTCGGCGCTGGAAAAGGGCGATAAGTACATCACCGCTTACCGCGACCACGCCCACCCGCTGGCATTGGGCACTTCACCCAACGCTGTGATGGCTGAGCTGTACGCCAAGGCCACCGGCTGCTCGAAGGGCAAGGGTGGCTCGATGCACATGTTCGACAAAGAAGTTGGGTTCATGGGCGGCCACGGCATCGTGGGCGGCCAAATTCCAATGGCCGCGGGCATTGCCTTTGCCGAGAAGTACAACAAAACTGGCAAGCTCTGCATCTGCTACATGGGCGATGGCGCGGTGCGCCAGGGGGCCCTGCACGAGGCCTTCAACATGGCCATGCTGTGGAAGCTTCCCGTTATTTTTGTGGTGGAAAACAACGGCTACGCCATGGGGACTTCGGTGCAGCGCTCGTCCAACGTGACGGAGTTGTACAAGCTGGGCCTGAGCTACGACATGCCGTCGCAGTCGGTGAACGCCATGCAGGTAGAAGATGTGCACCACGCCGTAGCCCAAGCCGCCGAGCGCGCCCGGGCCGGTGAGGGCCCCACGTTCTTGGAGTTCCGTACCTACCGCTACAAGGGCCACTCGATGAGCGACCCGGCCAAGTACCGCACCAAAGAAGAGCTGGAAGAGAAACGCACCCAGGACAGCATCGAGGCCGTGCGCCACACCATCTTGGAAAACCAGATGGCCACCGAAGACGACTTGAACGCCATCGACGAGCGCATTAAAGGTGAAGTGCAGGCCGCGGTCGACTTTGCCGAAGTTTCGCCGTACCCCACGCCCGACGAGTTGTTCAAGGACGTGTACGTGCAAGCAGATTACCCTTACATCCACGACTAA
- the rnr gene encoding ribonuclease R, with the protein MEPTNPPRPARAKREQPAPAPITQELVLRAFTDNPDKVLAYRQLSRRLGVTTKQQREEIFGYLKKLRQLGAITLLQNDEYRLADVSVAPAPELPAKGKKTVKAGAPASHSSGREPVAEFGQDPIVHRRREAGFDYVGDDSRPSRDANTIIGTVDLATANFAFVVPEAEGSDDIRVFTDQLKFALQGDVVRVRMRGSRDGRPVGDVVEVLKRQRPEVVGRLQVQGTLGFVKPDNRKMYFDVFVPPHALGDARNGDKVLVRIVEFPEDSHRQPVGEVVRNFGQAGGNEAEINAIMAEFGLPFEFPAEVEEESEAISDVIPESEVVLRRDFRNITTFTIDPADAKDFDDALSIEKLENGNWEIGVHIADVTHYVRPNTELEREGKHRATSVYLVDRVIPMLPERLSNGLCSLRPNEDKLTFSAVFELDENGKLYESWFGKTIIHSDRRFAYEDAQDRIETGEGDYAEEVNMLNGIAKKLHAQRFKQGAISFETQEVKFRLAPDGKPLGVYVKERKDAHKLIEEFMLLANRKVAEFVFNLKKTKPRYTMVYRTHDAPEPERLQNFALFAQKFGYTLKLDDPKKVSTELNTLSEEVMGKPEQNVLQGLAIRTMSKAIYSTEPLGHFGLAFAHYSHFTSPIRRYPDMMAHRLLEHYLLGGKNVPVAPVEDECKHSSAREKLAANAERASIKFKQVEFMADEIGNVFKGVVSGLTERGMYIEIESNKCEGMVRLSDIPGDTFELDKDNYRIVGRGSKRIIQFGDELDVVVKSANLLDRTIDFDLVDNRPDDVKRREAEERKAQRNAPRGYREHSGGGHKGGSKGGPKGGNRRR; encoded by the coding sequence ATGGAACCAACGAATCCCCCCCGGCCCGCCCGCGCCAAGCGCGAACAGCCCGCCCCCGCGCCCATCACCCAAGAGCTGGTGCTGCGCGCTTTTACCGACAACCCCGACAAGGTGCTGGCCTACCGCCAGCTCTCGCGCCGCCTGGGCGTGACCACCAAGCAGCAGCGCGAAGAGATATTCGGTTACCTCAAGAAGCTGCGCCAGCTCGGGGCAATTACGCTGCTTCAGAACGACGAGTACCGCCTGGCCGACGTCAGCGTCGCCCCCGCGCCGGAGCTGCCCGCCAAGGGCAAGAAAACCGTCAAGGCTGGGGCCCCCGCCAGCCACTCGTCGGGCCGCGAGCCGGTGGCCGAGTTCGGCCAGGACCCCATCGTGCACCGCCGCCGCGAGGCGGGCTTCGACTACGTGGGCGACGACTCGCGGCCCAGCCGCGACGCGAATACCATCATTGGCACGGTGGATTTGGCCACGGCCAACTTTGCCTTCGTGGTGCCCGAGGCGGAGGGCAGCGACGACATCCGGGTGTTTACCGACCAGCTCAAGTTTGCCTTGCAGGGCGACGTGGTGCGGGTGCGCATGCGCGGCTCGCGCGACGGCCGCCCGGTGGGCGACGTAGTGGAAGTGCTCAAGCGGCAGCGCCCCGAGGTGGTGGGCCGCCTGCAAGTGCAGGGCACGCTGGGCTTCGTGAAGCCCGATAACCGCAAGATGTACTTCGACGTGTTCGTGCCGCCGCACGCCCTGGGCGACGCCCGCAATGGCGACAAGGTGCTCGTGCGCATCGTGGAGTTTCCGGAGGATAGCCACCGCCAGCCGGTGGGCGAGGTGGTGCGCAACTTCGGCCAGGCCGGCGGCAACGAGGCCGAGATTAATGCCATCATGGCTGAGTTCGGGTTGCCGTTTGAATTCCCGGCGGAAGTGGAAGAGGAGTCGGAAGCTATTTCTGATGTCATCCCCGAATCCGAAGTGGTCCTGCGCCGCGACTTCCGCAACATCACCACCTTCACCATCGACCCGGCCGACGCCAAGGATTTTGACGACGCGTTGTCCATCGAAAAGCTGGAAAACGGCAACTGGGAAATCGGCGTCCACATCGCCGATGTGACCCACTACGTGCGTCCCAACACCGAGCTGGAGCGCGAGGGCAAGCACCGCGCTACGTCGGTGTACTTGGTCGACCGCGTGATTCCGATGCTGCCTGAGCGGCTGTCCAACGGCCTCTGCTCGCTGCGGCCCAACGAGGACAAGCTGACCTTTTCGGCCGTGTTTGAGCTGGACGAAAACGGCAAGCTCTACGAGTCGTGGTTTGGCAAAACCATCATTCATTCCGACCGCCGCTTTGCTTACGAAGACGCCCAGGACCGCATCGAAACCGGCGAGGGCGACTACGCCGAGGAGGTGAATATGCTCAACGGCATTGCCAAGAAGCTGCACGCCCAGCGCTTCAAGCAGGGGGCCATCAGCTTCGAAACCCAGGAAGTGAAGTTCCGCCTGGCCCCCGACGGCAAGCCGCTCGGCGTGTACGTGAAGGAGCGCAAGGACGCGCACAAGCTCATCGAGGAATTCATGCTGCTGGCCAACCGCAAGGTGGCCGAGTTCGTGTTCAATCTCAAAAAGACCAAGCCGCGCTACACCATGGTGTACCGCACCCACGACGCCCCCGAGCCCGAGCGGCTCCAGAACTTCGCCCTCTTCGCCCAGAAGTTTGGCTACACCCTCAAGCTCGACGACCCCAAAAAGGTCAGCACTGAGCTGAATACCCTGAGCGAGGAAGTGATGGGCAAGCCCGAGCAGAACGTGCTGCAAGGCCTGGCCATCCGCACCATGTCGAAGGCCATTTACTCGACCGAGCCGCTGGGCCACTTCGGCCTGGCCTTCGCGCACTACTCGCACTTCACCTCGCCCATCCGCCGCTACCCCGACATGATGGCCCACCGCCTGCTGGAACACTACCTGCTGGGCGGCAAGAACGTGCCCGTAGCGCCGGTGGAAGACGAGTGCAAGCACTCGTCAGCCCGCGAAAAGCTGGCGGCCAACGCCGAGCGCGCCAGTATCAAGTTCAAGCAGGTCGAGTTCATGGCCGACGAGATTGGCAACGTCTTCAAGGGCGTGGTGTCGGGCCTCACGGAGCGCGGCATGTACATCGAGATTGAGTCGAACAAGTGCGAAGGCATGGTGCGCCTGAGTGATATTCCAGGCGACACCTTCGAACTGGACAAGGACAACTACCGCATCGTGGGCCGCGGCAGCAAGCGCATCATCCAGTTCGGCGATGAACTGGACGTGGTAGTGAAGTCGGCCAACCTGCTCGACCGCACCATCGACTTCGACCTGGTGGACAACCGGCCCGACGACGTGAAGCGCCGCGAAGCCGAGGAGCGCAAAGCCCAGCGCAACGCCCCCCGCGGCTACCGTGAGCATTCGGGCGGCGGCCACAAGGGCGGCTCGAAAGGGGGCCCCAAGGGCGGCAACCGTCGCCGCTAG
- a CDS encoding TraR/DksA family transcriptional regulator, with translation MTDENVRYSREDLSEFDQIIQEKLVAARRELSFIKETLTRRNDSGTDNTASSAKVLEDGADTAEKESMNQLASRQMKFIQQLENAQVRIKNGTYGVCIGTGKLIPKERLRAVPHTQHSIEAKMARRD, from the coding sequence ATGACCGACGAAAACGTCCGCTACTCGCGGGAAGACTTAAGTGAATTCGACCAGATTATCCAAGAAAAACTGGTGGCCGCCCGGCGGGAGCTTTCCTTCATCAAAGAAACCCTGACCCGCCGCAACGATTCGGGTACTGATAACACCGCCTCGTCGGCCAAGGTATTGGAAGACGGCGCCGACACGGCCGAGAAAGAGAGCATGAACCAACTGGCCTCGCGCCAGATGAAATTTATCCAGCAGCTGGAAAACGCGCAGGTCCGCATCAAAAACGGTACGTATGGCGTGTGCATCGGCACGGGCAAGCTCATTCCCAAAGAACGACTCCGCGCGGTGCCCCACACCCAGCATTCCATCGAAGCCAAAATGGCGCGCCGCGATTAG
- the ribH gene encoding 6,7-dimethyl-8-ribityllumazine synthase, whose product MATSLQHLSTYDASNFIDISDKRFGLVVADWNREITDVLNAGAYDTLVKHGALAENIFRNSVPGSFELTLGAQFLAQHEEIDAVICLGVVIQGETKHDDYICHAVAQGLTTVGLKFNKPVIFGLVTTNTLEQAQDRAGGKLGNKGVEAAVAAIQMLSF is encoded by the coding sequence ATGGCCACTTCTCTGCAACACCTGAGTACCTACGACGCTTCTAATTTCATCGACATCAGCGACAAGCGCTTTGGCTTGGTAGTGGCCGATTGGAACCGTGAAATAACTGATGTATTAAACGCCGGGGCCTACGACACGCTGGTGAAGCACGGGGCCCTGGCCGAAAACATCTTCCGCAACAGCGTGCCCGGCAGCTTCGAACTGACGCTGGGGGCCCAGTTCCTGGCCCAGCATGAAGAAATCGACGCCGTGATTTGCCTGGGCGTGGTAATCCAAGGCGAAACCAAGCACGACGACTACATCTGCCACGCCGTGGCCCAGGGCCTTACCACCGTCGGGCTAAAGTTTAACAAGCCGGTAATTTTTGGGCTCGTGACCACCAATACCCTTGAGCAAGCCCAGGACCGCGCCGGCGGCAAACTTGGCAACAAAGGTGTAGAGGCTGCCGTGGCCGCCATCCAAATGTTGAGCTTTTGA
- a CDS encoding helix-turn-helix domain-containing protein produces the protein MPHQGEILQEAIKSSGISITRIVEEMGITRPTIYRKFKEDTIDYNFVKRVGDVIGHDFANDFTNSQQPPLSFVTQPVGVTGRSAVTPRVTPPAISDNSLSSQLLALQTKYIALLEAYNELLLKVYGPR, from the coding sequence ATGCCACACCAAGGCGAAATCCTTCAGGAAGCGATTAAAAGCAGCGGTATTTCCATCACGCGCATCGTGGAGGAGATGGGTATTACACGCCCAACGATCTACCGCAAATTCAAAGAAGACACAATTGACTACAATTTCGTAAAGCGAGTTGGCGATGTAATCGGGCATGATTTTGCGAATGACTTTACAAATTCCCAACAACCACCTTTGTCATTTGTAACACAACCGGTTGGTGTTACAGGTCGGTCTGCTGTTACACCCCGTGTAACACCGCCTGCCATCAGTGATAATAGCCTTTCCAGCCAGTTATTAGCCCTTCAGACTAAGTACATCGCCTTGCTTGAAGCCTATAATGAGTTGCTTCTAAAAGTGTACGGCCCCCGTTAA
- the recF gene encoding DNA replication/repair protein RecF (All proteins in this family for which functions are known are DNA-binding proteins that assist the filamentation of RecA onto DNA for the initiation of recombination or recombinational repair.) — protein MTLDSLQLLFFKNYEAATLQFTPGLNCFIGDNGSGKTNLLDAIHYLSLTKSALTAVDANSIKQGADFFVVKGKFSTDESADAETIQVSLRQGQKKTLTHDKQPYERMADHIGRYPAVLVSPYDTDLIREGSEERRKYFDSLLSQFDHGFLDVLISYNALLRQRNALLKQAAERPTHGFDHDYLLAIDDQLVPLGTELSQQRTTFLERFTPIFQHHYQQLADGREEVSLTYKSQLLETDFGQLLRQNERRDLVMQRTTTGAHRDDFVFLMDGLPVKSYASQGQQKSYAIALKLAQFETLTTRLAAAGTAAAKPLLLLDDIFDRLDDKRIARLLELVADDTFGQVFLTDTNLARTDQALANVRGDIRRFRVQGGTAVQL, from the coding sequence ATGACCTTAGACTCGTTGCAACTCCTTTTTTTCAAGAATTACGAGGCGGCAACGCTGCAATTCACACCCGGGCTCAACTGCTTTATCGGTGATAATGGCAGCGGCAAAACCAACTTGCTTGACGCAATCCACTACTTATCGCTTACCAAAAGCGCTTTAACAGCCGTGGATGCCAACAGTATTAAGCAAGGTGCTGATTTTTTTGTAGTTAAGGGCAAATTTAGCACTGATGAGAGTGCAGATGCCGAAACCATCCAGGTGAGCCTTCGCCAAGGCCAGAAAAAGACTCTGACGCACGACAAGCAGCCCTACGAGCGCATGGCCGACCATATAGGCCGCTACCCCGCCGTGCTAGTATCTCCTTACGATACTGACCTCATCCGCGAGGGCAGTGAGGAGCGCCGAAAATATTTCGATAGTTTGCTCTCACAATTCGACCACGGGTTTTTGGATGTGCTCATTTCTTACAACGCTCTGTTACGCCAACGCAACGCCCTGCTAAAGCAAGCCGCCGAACGTCCTACCCACGGCTTTGACCATGACTACTTGCTGGCGATTGACGATCAATTGGTGCCATTAGGAACGGAGCTTAGCCAACAGCGGACTACTTTCCTAGAACGTTTCACCCCCATTTTCCAGCATCACTACCAGCAGTTGGCCGACGGCCGGGAAGAAGTCTCGCTTACTTATAAGAGCCAATTGCTGGAAACCGACTTCGGCCAGCTGCTGCGCCAGAACGAACGCCGCGACTTGGTTATGCAGCGCACCACCACCGGGGCCCACCGCGACGACTTTGTTTTCCTGATGGATGGGTTACCCGTCAAGAGTTATGCATCGCAAGGCCAGCAGAAATCCTACGCCATCGCCCTCAAGCTGGCTCAGTTCGAAACCTTGACCACGCGGCTCGCCGCAGCGGGCACTGCGGCTGCTAAGCCCCTGCTGCTGCTCGACGATATATTTGACCGGCTTGACGACAAGCGCATAGCGCGGCTACTAGAGCTGGTGGCCGACGACACCTTTGGCCAAGTCTTTCTTACGGATACCAACCTAGCGCGCACCGACCAAGCACTGGCCAACGTGCGCGGAGATATCCGCCGGTTTCGCGTGCAAGGCGGCACGGCTGTACAGCTGTAG
- a CDS encoding PLD nuclease N-terminal domain-containing protein — protein sequence MRTFNSFVSRVPLATLLLPFLLLATSCSRYTNNGNLAIWGYVLLALDVLALLDVFRQPWDIGKKILWAAIIFFFPLGGLIIYYLFAGRGK from the coding sequence ATGCGCACTTTCAACTCTTTCGTTTCGCGCGTGCCCCTCGCCACGCTGCTGCTGCCCTTCCTGCTCCTAGCCACCTCGTGCAGCCGCTACACCAACAACGGTAACTTGGCCATTTGGGGTTACGTGTTGTTGGCGCTTGACGTGCTGGCTTTGCTCGACGTATTCCGCCAGCCCTGGGACATTGGCAAGAAAATTCTCTGGGCCGCCATCATCTTCTTCTTCCCCTTGGGCGGCTTGATCATCTATTACCTCTTCGCCGGTCGCGGCAAGTAG
- a CDS encoding glycerophosphodiester phosphodiesterase family protein: MLTANRPPNGVAPRLPEVHGHRGCRGLFPENTLPGFLHAAALGVDVLEMDVVISADQQVVVSHDPWLAAHLCRNAEGLRIASAQERKHNLYHMPYAAIRQCDCGSCPNPDFPLQQPAAAPKPLLREVLAATERLPRPPRCKPLRYSVEIKCTPAGDHLYHPEPAQFLALVLAELVAAGVVPRTTLLCFDPRVLRLARAQLGSSLSLCLLSESSQPWPAAVIELGFQPDVFGPNYESVTPTAVAELRRLYPGTGLVPWTVNNPVDMQRLLSMGVEGLTTDYPDRLLAILALRA; this comes from the coding sequence ATGCTAACCGCCAATCGCCCCCCAAACGGTGTCGCCCCCAGGCTCCCCGAAGTGCACGGCCACCGGGGATGCCGGGGCCTATTTCCTGAAAATACGTTGCCAGGGTTTCTGCATGCCGCAGCCCTAGGCGTGGATGTGCTGGAAATGGACGTTGTTATTTCGGCCGATCAGCAGGTAGTAGTGTCGCACGATCCGTGGCTGGCCGCTCACCTGTGCCGCAATGCTGAGGGCCTCCGTATTGCCTCAGCTCAAGAGCGCAAGCACAACTTGTATCATATGCCTTATGCTGCCATCCGGCAGTGCGACTGTGGGAGCTGCCCCAATCCGGACTTCCCGTTGCAGCAGCCAGCAGCCGCGCCTAAGCCGCTGCTGCGGGAGGTTCTGGCCGCTACTGAGCGTTTGCCCCGCCCGCCCAGATGCAAGCCCCTACGCTACTCTGTGGAGATAAAGTGCACCCCCGCCGGCGACCATCTCTACCACCCCGAGCCGGCGCAATTCCTGGCCCTAGTGCTGGCCGAGCTGGTAGCAGCCGGTGTGGTGCCTCGCACCACACTGCTGTGTTTTGATCCGCGGGTATTGCGCTTGGCCCGCGCCCAGCTTGGCTCCAGTCTGTCTTTGTGCCTGCTCAGCGAGAGCAGCCAACCTTGGCCCGCCGCTGTGATTGAACTGGGCTTTCAGCCGGATGTTTTCGGTCCCAATTACGAGTCGGTCACCCCCACGGCTGTAGCGGAGCTTCGCCGTTTGTACCCGGGCACTGGCTTGGTGCCGTGGACCGTAAACAACCCTGTTGATATGCAGCGGTTGCTGTCAATGGGCGTCGAGGGCCTGACTACCGATTACCCGGACCGTTTGCTCGCCATTTTGGCGCTGAGAGCGTAA
- a CDS encoding rhomboid family intramembrane serine protease: MPLPIIVLIALTVLVSAYALSKPEFMDAWILEPALMARRGQWYRFLTSGFLHADWGHLLFNMFAFYSFSPVVLGALEGNFGQLPGLGWFLLLYLGGIVLSDVPTYYRHRRDANYRSLGASGGVSAVVFASILLFPVAPGGGGIIIFPIPFPIQPFLFGFLYLFYSWYQGRRRGDNINHDAHFYGALFGVVLMVALLPATAPQFFMQVKQFIYSKF; this comes from the coding sequence GTGCCCCTTCCCATCATCGTCCTTATCGCCCTCACGGTGCTCGTGTCGGCCTACGCCCTATCCAAGCCCGAATTCATGGATGCCTGGATACTCGAGCCGGCCCTCATGGCCCGGCGTGGGCAATGGTACCGCTTCCTTACCTCCGGCTTTTTGCACGCCGACTGGGGCCATTTGCTGTTCAACATGTTTGCCTTTTACTCCTTCAGCCCCGTGGTGCTGGGGGCCCTGGAGGGTAATTTTGGGCAGCTGCCGGGCCTGGGCTGGTTCCTGCTGCTCTACCTGGGCGGCATCGTCCTCTCCGACGTGCCCACCTACTACCGCCACCGCCGTGACGCCAACTACCGCAGCCTGGGGGCTTCGGGCGGCGTGTCGGCGGTAGTGTTCGCCAGCATCCTGCTGTTCCCAGTAGCACCGGGCGGGGGCGGCATTATCATCTTCCCCATTCCGTTTCCCATTCAGCCCTTCCTGTTTGGTTTCCTGTACCTATTCTACTCGTGGTACCAGGGCCGCCGCCGGGGCGACAACATTAACCACGACGCCCACTTCTACGGGGCCCTGTTCGGCGTCGTACTGATGGTGGCCTTGCTGCCAGCCACCGCTCCCCAATTCTTCATGCAGGTGAAGCAGTTTATCTACTCAAAGTTCTGA
- a CDS encoding DUF721 domain-containing protein, which produces MKKQGPSASSRRNDVIDLKDGLAALVKAYRLQGKLNEVTVVASWERVMGKPVALKTKEVYVYQGKLFVRLTSAPLKHELMMAKTKVLELINAEVGESVVKEVVFL; this is translated from the coding sequence GTGAAAAAACAAGGCCCCTCCGCTTCTTCTCGCCGCAACGACGTCATCGATTTGAAGGATGGCTTGGCAGCCCTCGTGAAAGCTTATCGGTTGCAAGGAAAGCTAAATGAGGTGACCGTGGTGGCCAGCTGGGAGCGGGTGATGGGAAAACCAGTTGCTCTCAAAACAAAGGAGGTGTACGTGTACCAAGGCAAGCTTTTCGTTCGGTTAACGTCGGCTCCTTTGAAGCACGAATTGATGATGGCCAAGACGAAAGTCCTCGAACTCATCAACGCCGAGGTAGGCGAATCAGTAGTGAAAGAAGTGGTATTCCTGTAA
- a CDS encoding tetratricopeptide repeat protein has translation MSKIPFTGKSQQARQGQVQQAVPADPLAPAENYATENPLLEDPDALAARLVESEDFVRNNRNLLLGILAVVVAAIVGGFGYYTWRGQQTQKAQTAMFRAVDAWEADSLKKAMKGDGRAPGLATVANEYGSTKAGNLANFYAGVASLKEGKYKDALDYLEDFSSDDYLVQSRAYALMGDAQLELNKPKEAADLYAKAADNKANEYFSPGYLMKEATARELAKDSDGALKAYDRILNEYPSAQEVAEARQFKARLQK, from the coding sequence ATGTCTAAAATTCCGTTCACTGGCAAAAGCCAGCAGGCCCGCCAGGGGCAAGTGCAACAGGCCGTGCCCGCCGACCCGCTGGCCCCGGCCGAAAACTACGCCACGGAGAATCCGTTGCTCGAAGACCCCGATGCCTTGGCTGCTCGCCTAGTCGAATCAGAGGACTTTGTGCGCAACAACCGCAACCTGCTGCTGGGCATCCTGGCGGTGGTGGTCGCGGCCATCGTTGGCGGTTTTGGCTATTACACCTGGCGCGGCCAGCAAACCCAGAAAGCGCAGACAGCCATGTTTCGGGCTGTTGACGCCTGGGAGGCAGACTCGTTGAAAAAGGCCATGAAGGGTGACGGCCGGGCCCCTGGCCTGGCTACCGTGGCCAATGAGTACGGTAGCACCAAGGCCGGTAACTTGGCCAATTTCTACGCTGGCGTAGCTTCGCTGAAAGAGGGCAAGTACAAAGACGCGCTTGATTACCTAGAAGACTTCAGTTCGGACGACTACTTGGTGCAAAGCCGCGCCTATGCCTTGATGGGTGACGCGCAACTGGAACTGAACAAACCCAAAGAAGCCGCCGACCTCTACGCGAAAGCTGCCGACAATAAAGCCAATGAGTACTTCTCACCCGGCTACCTGATGAAGGAGGCTACGGCCCGGGAGCTGGCCAAAGACAGCGACGGGGCCCTCAAAGCTTACGACCGCATCCTCAACGAATATCCTTCGGCTCAAGAAGTAGCTGAGGCCCGGCAGTTCAAAGCCCGACTGCAGAAATAA
- a CDS encoding polyprenyl synthetase family protein, translating to MTPQDFPAHITAALAELHYGEAPDTLYDPIRYIMGLGGKRIRPLLTLLGAHVFTDELGPVTKPALATEVFHNFTLLHDDLMDQAPLRRGRPTVHEKWNPNVAILSGDVMLVRAYELFFDVAPALLPAVLRRFSQTAAEVCEGQQWDMKFETEAQVSIPQYLDMIRLKTAVLLGFCLELGARLAGAPEADAEHLRQFGTDIGLAFQLRDDLLDVYGDAATFGKRVGGDIVSDKKTYLLLTAQAQASAAQRAVLAQHIGQPVADADAKVAAVRAVYDELDIRPQTEALINDYFQDALQHLARVGAPEARKQPLHHLALQLMDREN from the coding sequence ATGACGCCACAAGATTTCCCCGCTCACATCACCGCCGCCCTCGCCGAGCTCCACTACGGCGAGGCGCCCGACACGCTCTACGACCCCATCCGCTACATCATGGGCCTGGGTGGGAAACGCATCCGGCCGCTGCTCACGCTGCTGGGGGCCCACGTCTTCACCGACGAGCTGGGGCCCGTCACCAAGCCCGCCCTGGCCACGGAGGTATTCCACAACTTCACCCTGCTGCACGACGACCTGATGGACCAGGCCCCGCTGCGCCGCGGCCGGCCCACGGTGCACGAAAAATGGAACCCCAACGTGGCCATCCTCAGCGGCGACGTGATGCTGGTGCGCGCCTACGAGCTGTTCTTCGACGTGGCCCCGGCGCTGCTGCCAGCAGTGCTGCGCCGCTTCAGCCAGACGGCCGCCGAGGTGTGCGAAGGCCAGCAGTGGGACATGAAATTTGAGACCGAAGCCCAGGTCAGCATTCCGCAGTACCTGGATATGATTCGCCTGAAAACGGCCGTGCTTCTGGGCTTCTGCCTGGAGCTGGGCGCCCGCCTCGCTGGGGCCCCCGAGGCCGATGCCGAGCACCTGCGCCAGTTCGGTACCGACATTGGCCTGGCCTTCCAGTTGCGCGACGACCTACTGGACGTGTACGGCGACGCCGCCACCTTCGGCAAGCGGGTGGGCGGCGACATCGTGTCGGACAAGAAAACCTACCTGCTCCTCACCGCCCAGGCCCAGGCCAGCGCCGCCCAGCGCGCCGTGCTGGCCCAGCACATTGGCCAGCCCGTGGCCGACGCCGACGCCAAAGTAGCCGCTGTGCGCGCCGTGTACGACGAGTTGGACATCCGGCCCCAGACCGAAGCTCTTATCAACGATTACTTCCAGGATGCCTTGCAGCACCTGGCCCGCGTGGGGGCCCCCGAGGCCCGCAAGCAACCCCTGCACCACCTCGCGCTCCAGCTTATGGACCGCGAAAACTAA